A window of Pedobacter lusitanus contains these coding sequences:
- the lnt gene encoding apolipoprotein N-acyltransferase — MKATQTYLLALLSAFLLWLAWPPHTFAAPLLLIGFVPLLIALDHLIGKGEKKTGKKVFLTAGLAFLVWNTACIYWVYNAISAYNNPAVALVISLIPYGLGALLMTFAFWLYYRFRTIVSNKRIAWLALVSFWVGMEYLHATWDLAFPWMTLGNGLAGMHQLAQWYESTGVYGGSIWILVSNILAFEAYKSFKSNTGYLKIRPALGWLIFVIVPAAISLVKYYGYKEKTVPINVVVVQPNIDPYEKMGGISPADQLKTLIHLSDSVAQTNTEYFIWPETAIPSYANEDRIRSTTEFMAAQSFLNKYKNGTLITGIESLKFYNDKSTISAKLDPGTNQYFDNYNSAMQVENSANVQFYHKSKLVPGVEKMPFPKTLSFLAPVFAGLGGTVSGWGWQENPGVFYSQNGVGVAPVICYESLWGSWIGESVKNGAQLIAIITNDGWWGNTSGKDQHFLYAKLRAIESRRWVVRSANTGISGFINQRGDVVKQSAWWTRDALKMDVNLNDQLTLYVKSGDIIAQILSITGIVLALFIPYHIFIRKKKTAKL; from the coding sequence ATGAAAGCGACACAAACCTACCTGCTTGCCCTATTAAGTGCATTTTTATTATGGCTGGCATGGCCGCCGCATACTTTTGCTGCTCCCCTTTTACTCATCGGTTTTGTACCGCTGCTAATCGCACTGGATCACCTGATCGGTAAAGGAGAAAAGAAAACAGGCAAAAAGGTTTTCCTCACAGCGGGTCTGGCTTTCCTGGTTTGGAATACAGCCTGCATCTACTGGGTATATAATGCAATAAGTGCCTATAATAATCCCGCCGTCGCACTCGTCATCTCTCTGATTCCCTATGGACTTGGAGCCCTGCTGATGACTTTCGCCTTCTGGCTTTATTATCGCTTCAGGACCATTGTAAGCAACAAACGTATTGCCTGGCTCGCTCTGGTCAGTTTTTGGGTAGGTATGGAATATTTACATGCCACCTGGGATCTTGCCTTCCCCTGGATGACCCTGGGTAACGGCCTTGCTGGCATGCATCAGCTTGCGCAATGGTATGAATCAACCGGAGTTTACGGAGGTTCCATCTGGATTCTGGTTAGTAATATCCTGGCCTTTGAAGCTTACAAAAGCTTTAAGTCAAACACAGGTTATCTTAAAATCAGACCTGCCCTTGGCTGGCTGATTTTTGTGATCGTACCGGCAGCAATTTCTTTGGTCAAATACTATGGCTACAAAGAGAAAACTGTCCCGATCAATGTAGTGGTAGTACAACCCAACATTGATCCTTACGAAAAAATGGGAGGTATCTCTCCTGCCGATCAGCTGAAAACCCTCATCCATTTATCGGACTCTGTTGCCCAAACCAATACGGAGTACTTTATCTGGCCGGAAACTGCTATTCCAAGTTATGCCAACGAAGACCGTATCCGCAGCACGACAGAGTTCATGGCCGCACAGTCTTTCCTGAATAAATATAAGAACGGAACCCTGATTACCGGGATAGAGAGTCTTAAATTCTACAATGATAAAAGTACGATCTCTGCCAAACTCGATCCCGGCACCAACCAGTATTTCGACAACTACAATTCTGCAATGCAGGTAGAAAACTCTGCAAATGTGCAGTTCTATCATAAGTCTAAACTGGTACCTGGTGTAGAGAAAATGCCGTTTCCAAAAACCCTGTCCTTTCTTGCTCCGGTTTTTGCCGGCCTGGGAGGAACTGTTTCCGGTTGGGGATGGCAGGAAAATCCTGGTGTCTTCTACTCCCAGAATGGTGTAGGTGTAGCTCCTGTAATCTGTTATGAATCCCTATGGGGAAGCTGGATCGGAGAGTCTGTTAAAAACGGAGCACAGCTCATTGCTATCATCACCAATGATGGCTGGTGGGGCAATACTTCAGGTAAAGACCAGCATTTCCTTTATGCCAAACTTCGCGCCATTGAAAGCCGCAGGTGGGTAGTACGCTCTGCCAACACTGGCATCTCAGGCTTCATCAATCAGCGTGGGGATGTGGTTAAACAATCCGCATGGTGGACCCGTGACGCGCTGAAAATGGACGTAAACCTGAATGACCAGCTTACTCTTTATGTAAAAAGCGGAGACATTATCGCACAGATTCTGAGTATAACCGGTATTGTACTGGCGTTATTCATCCCTTACCATATCTTTATCAGGAAGAAAAAAACCGCAAAGCTGTAA